In Novipirellula caenicola, a genomic segment contains:
- a CDS encoding acyltransferase family protein: protein MGFGHEAVVFFFVTSGFLVGGGVCECSRTRPLDWRRYLADRSSRLYAVLVFALLLGAMCDSIGSHYFNAFGFYSNQTPHPVAVIGGPFVERLDLSHFLASLFMLQEIALPSFGSNDPLWSLAHEWWYYLLFPLLLSGFSKENAPSGLLPLQ, encoded by the coding sequence ATGGGTTTTGGCCACGAAGCAGTTGTGTTTTTCTTTGTGACCAGTGGATTTCTCGTTGGCGGTGGAGTTTGTGAATGCTCGCGAACGCGTCCGCTTGACTGGCGTCGCTACCTGGCCGACCGGAGCAGTCGGTTGTACGCGGTGCTGGTTTTCGCATTGTTATTGGGTGCAATGTGTGATTCGATCGGCAGTCACTACTTCAATGCGTTCGGATTCTATTCCAATCAAACCCCACACCCAGTGGCCGTGATCGGTGGACCATTCGTCGAACGATTGGACCTTTCGCATTTTCTTGCCAGCCTGTTCATGCTTCAGGAAATTGCATTGCCATCGTTTGGCAGTAATGATCCGCTGTGGAGCCTGGCGCATGAATGGTGGTACTATCTGCTGTTTCCCTTGCTACTTTCTGGTTTTTCCAAGGAAAACGCTCCTTCCGGCTTGCTTCCCTTGCAGTGA